The genomic region GATAACGCGATCATGTATTAATGCAAACATAATAGTCTAGTTCTCTTGAACTGTAAATGGTTGAACGTTCAAAGTTATTTGAAAAGGGACGTGCACAGCAATAGTTGGCGTGAGCACTACTTTACCTAGGAGCCCTCTCTGGATACGAGACCAACTTCTTAGTCGGTATATAATTTCAAGTTACTGTTTTTAGATTGAATGATATATGAAGCTAGGAAATATTGCTGGACGTAAACTCCATCCATTTAGATTTGAAAGAGAGAAATGGGCACGATGGAAGTCTGTAGATAATATTGAGAAACTTCTACAGAGGTGGCATCAAATTTAAGGAACTACTTGTGAAGAATCAATTGCGTTAATTGCATGTAGCTATTAGGTCATTCTGGCATCAGAATATGCAGCTAGCCTGCATGGGCTGGGTTATAACTAAAAGTAATGTCCGGATaagaaattttagttttgagaAGTTAAATCGAGACCTGCAGATTTGAAGGATATCAGAAGCATGCAATATTCATCTTGAAAATGATAGGTTCCTTTGATGGGGCGTTGGAGGGAATGTTTGTGTCTGATGGGCGTGCAGGCCAGAGCCAAGACAAGAGGTGAATGTATATAGTGATCCTGAATTGTGGAAATAAGGTATTGATGCCGCCACATGCCTGTGGGGGGCCGCTGCAGCATTTCACATGGATTGATACCGAGACAGGAACCCATTTACCAGTGGACCTCAGGAGCTTGTGGACTCCCACAGTCGCTCCATTGATGATGGCCTAAATCTTAAAAACTCGGCTCATAGTATGGAATGCTTTTGTATGAAATACGTGATTGGCTTGAAGCATGAATTATGCAAAGACGCTTAGTGCCTCAAAAAGGGTCTAGGGTCACATAGGGAGGACGATTGAATCAAAGTTTGTATGGCTTGAGCGAGCGTTCTGTTCGTACCTAAACTCTTGAAAGGTCCATTTAGTCTCCAACTTTTTGTGTTTGGGCCTTATTATTCATTCAACTGTTTTCACTGCCCTGTTCATTTTATATCATCTGGTTTGTTAACTATTGAACTAAACATGGCTTCTCTTCATCCAACTTCTATTACAAGagatttttgtttgaaaaggAACTGGATTTTTGACACATATATGGTAATATCCTTTCTTCTATCTTCCAATTGGTTACTTATGTGATGTCCATATGCAGATCTTCCACCGGATAGAAAACCTTTGGATTGGAATACAAGGATGAAAATTGCTGCTGGTGCAGCAAAGGGCCTAGAATATTTGCATGACAAAGCGAATCCACCAGTCATATACAGAGATTTGAAATCTTCCAACATCCTTCTTGATGAGGGATATTTCCCTAAATTGTCGGATTTTGGACTTGCAAAACTGGGTCCTGTTGGTGATAAAACTCACGTCTCGACTAGGGTGATGGGGACGTATGGTTATTGTGCTCCCGAATATGCCATGACCGGTCAACTTACTTTGAAATCCGATGTGTACAGTTTCGGAGTTGTCTTCCTTGAACTCATAACCGGTCGGAAAGCTATTGATAATACTCGTGGTGCAGGGGAGCATAACCTCGTTGCATGGGTATGATGTGCTATCTTTCTTTGCtacatttgtttcttttctatgATATACATGAGAGCAGTTGATGGATGTGCAATATCAACTGATATCTTCTGTTTTCTTTAATTGACTTAGGCAAGGCCTCTTTTCAAGGATCGGAGAAAGTTTCCGAAAATGGCTGATCCTCTACTGCAAGGCCAGTACCCGATGCGTGGACTCTATCAAGCACTAGCAGTGGCTGCCATGTGTTTGCAAGAACAAGCTGCAACAAGACCTCTGATTGGGGACGTCGTGACAGCTTTGACCTATTTGGCATCCCAAACGTACGATCCTAACTCACCTTCTGCGCAGAGTAACAAAATTGGTCCATCTACTCCGAGGCATAGGGATGAACGAAGGAATCCATCCGATGGAATGGAGGGCCTAGATGACTCTGGACGTGGAGCCCACCATGGTTCCCCTTCCACTTACAAGAATTCGCCTGATTCCAGGAAGAGAGACTCTGCCTTTGTAAGTGGTGCAGATTTGCGAAGGATTGAAACTGGTGGTGCCTCGGGGCGGAGATGGGGTTTGGATGAGTCTGATCGTCCTGCTTCTCAAAAGGACAGCCCTGTCAGTGCAGGTAGAGGTGGAGAAACTCCAAGGAACCGGGACCTAGACCGAGAACGTGCAGTTGCTGAGGCCAAGGTGTGGGGCGAGaattggagggagagaaagcGCGGAAACACCATTGGCAGCTTCGATGGTTCAAACGAATGATTTCTCAGCATGTTATCCTTTCTGATAACAGCCGATTCATCATCTTGCAAGGATCATCATGGAGAGTTAGATGCATCATTCATAGCACAGGTTTCAAGATTCGAACCAGAGAAAGCCTCAGACATCATCCCGCTGCCATTCCTGTAATTCAGCATAAGGCTGAATGTCTCTCAGTTAAGCGATTATGGAAGCGGGGAACAAGTGATGGGTTTTAGAGGATGCCATTCTGGTGGTATCTGTATTACAATGTTGTTCGCAAGATGTTACTCTATGTATGTAGGATTGTCGTAATAGGTAAGGAAGAAAGGCTGAGAAGAATGTCTGAATTTTTGGCCTTGTGGGTTTGGTTTGGGTGTCCAAAGTGCCCTATAGTACATCTTCTTGTAGTTATATAGTGCCCAATTTGTATGGATATTTTTCATTCAGCCCTTTGTTCAGCTATAGAAAGAAATTGATGCACGATGGGTCCACTGTGAATTTGCCTTCGTGCCCCTACCCTGCCCTACTCCTGCATACTCATTCTTAATGGGGATCTTGAcggaaaaatatatgaacaagCCAGTTGGCCTTTAGCTTGAGAAACAGAGCGTGTGCTCATTGTTTCAAGTGCAAAAATGCCACTGTGTCAACTATGgcctcatttattttttattattaggttGGATAAATAGAATCTTGTAAGGTACGTACTTTGTATAGCAAGTACCCAATTTTTATCCCCAAATCCGGTATAGATCACAATTCctcttgaataattataccCGCCGAAAAAAGTCCAGGTAAATGGGGCCtatatttagtattaatctGCTCAAAGGTCACTTGTTAAGAAGGTCCTATATTCAGAACAGTGACAACCAAACCACTGTTACCTCGCATAGCTACGCCATTTCTATTCCAAAATTTACTTGCATAATGCATCTACCATTAGATTATGCTGCCTCAAGAGTCAAGGTGTACACTGTACCAATTGAAGCCATTTGGCTTAAGGCAAAATAACCCCAAATGATCCACCATAATATGACTagaataattttctcatcttTCATTACCAAATACGCCTGACGTCATCTTCTCTTCCTCCCCTGCCAAAAAGCCACATCTCTGGTTTAGTCCTATACGAAAATACTGCAGTAAAcccaaatttataaatgattatgCATAACAACAAACCGAGCTCACATAGTCATCCATCGATAATTGCTTTCGCTTCTTCAGAGTGTTTGGAGGACTCTCTGCTGCATGTCTAGCAGCAGAACGCTTGGATGGGGTCATATTCTGTTAGGAGCAAAGAAGGGAAAGGCAACACTCAGAGGAGAAATATTACTATCAGTCATACATTTGTAAATACGTGAAATCATGCAAGAACCAGTTCCCAGCGAGACTAAAACGGATTAAAAGCTTACAATCCAGACGTTATACAAGTTAACTCTGGGTCTTTTTCCCTCTAAACAAAACAAGATTTCAAGTGAGAAACAGATGATCAGCGTACCTTTGCTAGTTTTTTCTCTTTACGGGCCTGCCTCTCCCGCTCATCATATTCTTGGTTTTCTCTCTCCACCAACCGGATAAGTGTATCACATCTTCTTGCAAGTTCTTGAGTGGTACGGGACTTCACAAACCAATCAAACCGAAACAATGGCGAAGTACGAAATGCTGCCTTCAGCTCATCCCAATTCCCATACCCAAGCTTGTGAACCATACATATCTGAGAAAGAATCATAATCAGCATGATATTTCTTGTACAATAAGAGAAGAGAATCAAaacatgatttaaaaattggtaaaaTACTTATAAGTCTAACCATGAAACGATCACATTCTTCATTGTATAACTTCCCTTTGTTCTGGCCGTACTGGATCTTTAATTCCAGCCATGGGTTCTTATACCGATCCAATTTCTTCCCAATAGCTTTCATGATTTCATCTTTCCGTGAAATTCTAGCCTCCCCTCTTTCAATGTTTTTAATAATCCTGTCATAATCTGGAATATCATAATAGAAATTAGTATCATGCTTAAAATGCAGGAAAAGGCCTGCCTTGAGAAATTGTCAgataataactaaattttgtattCTCCGAAGAACATGGGAGGACACTTGGAGCATTTATCTTCCtataaatacatacaattttttgtaatttcaagaaaggtCTATATCCATGTaacattatgaaataaatatagattacTTAACAACACTTCTGAAAACATTTCATCCGCCTTTTCCCCACAAAAATTTCTCCAATTAACAAAATGATGGCATTCTCCACGTCTAGTGGCAAAGACAGTTAGAAGTGATAGATCTCTCAAAATTGTAAGCATCAACTTGAAACCAACTACTTGTTGCTTACCATTCAATTCTTTATATCTTTCCTTGAAAATGTTTGCATATCTTTCAACCTCTTCCTCTGATTTTCCTTCCATTTCAGAAGCAATACTCTGGATATCATTTCGGCCATACTTCTCGCAGGCCCTGATGAAAGTGTTGAAGTCCCTTCTACTCCATGTTGAAAATCCCTACATAATACAACTATCAGGTGAAGCTGTACAGAAGTTTGGAATCAATGCAGAAGATCACAGAAACATACTTCTTCCAGCAGTCTCTCCTTCTCTTCCTGCTCCTCAGCAGTCAAGGGGTCCCCCCCATCTGATAGACAACAGTATATTAAGAGGATGGCCCAGTGAAAAGGGACAGACCATAGAAACTGCTTCTAATAAAGGAAAAACACCTTCAGGTTCATCCACCTCAATTGTGTCTTTCACTTGATTCTTCTGATGTGTCTGATGAGCCataaggaagaaaaaataagcGGGGTATTGCAAGCAGACGCATAAAAGGAAATCGTAAGAGTATCCCAAACACCCACCATAAGGTAGCGCACTTCTTTTTCGTACAACTCACTAAGACGCTGTGTGTTGAAAAACTGGAAATCATGCCTTGTCAAGAAACACACGTGTTAAGAAGTAGAAGAAAACCATAAATATTACCAGAGAAACTCAGATGGACTAAAAATTCTTACAACTGTGGCATCCTAGGAATTCGAGGCTCTTTTGGTCTGGCAGGACCACTTTGGCGCAGTGTCTGTTTGAAGTATTCCGATTCAGAGTAACTACAAACATTAAAAAGCATGTTATTTTAACCGATAAAATTGAGTACATAATTTAAGCAATTGAAGAAAGACATACTTGcgtttcctttctctttttggaGGTTCAATCCAATTTTCACtgacaattttcttgaaatcaaACTTATTTTCATCCTTTACCGACAAGGAAAGAACGAGAAACATGAGCTGGAAGAAAGAATGCACGAAAGGTCACAATGGACAGCCATAAGCACAGTGACCTACCTTTTCATCATCAAAATCATACAAGTCAGCAGCTGCAGAAAGTCAAAGCAATTACATTGGTCTCACTAACAGAGAACATTCCAGAAGAATGAATAAGACATAAGCATCTTAAATGGAAACAAGTAACGAGGAGCATACTGTCAtccattttgaatttgatggcatcttctgtaaattttttcatcttgGCATCAAGTTCAGCAGTTGCCTCCTCTCCCTTGGCAATAATTCTATCTATATCTTCATCTGTTATTGTACTATCTTTGGAACTGAAAACCATTTCGGCACCAAATCTCACCATCTGCAGCAGTTCATCCTTATTCACAGCTGCataacataaaacaataaaatgttAGCAATTATATAACTCTAATATAGTCCACTTGAAGGAACCAATATAGTTATGAGAAAGTCTCACTCTTCTGTTCTGCTAGTCTCCCTTGTTGGATAACCAAAGCATCAAGGGCAAGCTTCTTGTAGGCCCTTTCAATAACTTTTTCCTCAATGGTGTACTGTCAAAGATCATTTGAAGAAAGCATGAACACATTATGCTACTTGTTCTAATTCCATTAACATGAAAACCTGACAAACCTCGGTGCAGAACCGGAAAACTTGAACTTCCTTCTTCTGTCCAATTCTATGAGCACGGTCCTGAGCCTGCAAATCAACCTGTGGATTCCTGCAACGAACCAAAGACAACATTTTCATGTTGAAGTCAACCCTTGATGCATCACCAGCAGCAGCCTTACCAATCACTATCATAGAGAATGACAACATCAGCAGTGGCGAGGTTGATACCAAGACCTCCAGCTCTGGTTgacaaaagaaagacaaacTTCTCACTTCCTGGCTTGTTGAAGGCTTCAATGGAAGCATCTCGATCTTCCCCACCAGTATTTCCATCAATTCGACAGTACAGATGTCCACGGAACATCAAGTAATCTTCAAGAATGTCCAGCAGCCTTGTCATCTATTTatacaatcaaaagaaattcatcatGGGGAATCCACACCCACCAAGGAAAAAAGCGACAGACAAATTAAGAAGAATTTGACAACAACCAATCCAGAAACATTCAGGCTggtaaggaaaaaaaaaaacttcagAGAAGATGATCAGGAGGTTAACATAACCAACCTGCGAAAATATCAAAACCCTGGAATCACGCTCTTTTAGCTTTGGAAGCAACTTGTCTAGAAGAACCATCTTGCCTGCATTTCACACCAcaccaaaataaatatgaagatAATAAAGGGCAATCATAGAAGGAAAAACAATCATCATTTTTCTCCTGATGTATGAAGAAATAATATACCAGAATTTTCTATGAGATGTTCACCGGTTGTATAAGGTGGGCCAGGCTCAGCACCTTGAAATAAATATGGATGATTACAACATTTTCGCAGCTGCATCGCCACATTAAGAAGGCGTTTGCGTTCTCCACCAGCGTTTACAACCTCAAGATCTTTCTGAAGCAATGCCCTATAGTATTGCTTTTGCATCTGGGACATACCAACTTTAAGTATTGTCTCCTTCTTTGGAGGCAAACCCTTTTCAACATCAGACTTCAACCTTCTGAGAAGGAAGGGCCGAAGAACCTAGTTGATcaccaaacataaaaaatacaacaaaacaaaataaaatcaatcagAAAAGAATACTCGAGCAATGAAGCAAAAATAGGTCTGTGAACTCAACCTCTTCTGCGTGTGCTAGCTGTATTTAAGATAACACCAACTGATGATTAAACATTTAAGTGCAGCAATATACATCTTTGGAAGTTCTGCACAAAGTTCTAACATTTCCAACATGCTGAAAAACTTGTTCTCCATGCGAAACCATGCACATCTCATCAAATATCAGAGATTAATTTTACAAGGAGAAAATGCATCTACAAGAATCAAAAAACAATTTTATACCTTATGAAGCTGCTGGACAACTTCTTGCTGATCATTTTCACCAGATATTTGGAACCATTCATCAAAAGTTTCAGCAGAGCTAAATATCTCAGGAAGCAAAAAGTTGAGGAGAGACCAGAGTTCATGGAGATTATTCTGCAAATAAACTCCATGTCATAGGAACAgaaataataaactaatagATGGAATATTTGAAGACTCCTTAAAAATGACAGCAATAAGAgtgaatgttcaaaatagcCATCCGATATTCCTTTGAATTCACCATGATAAAGCTACTATTACAGCAACATCTAGAGAATGTTTCTCGTCACTCGTGTCTGAATGCCTCaaagaattcaagaaaagtgGAAACACTAAAGCACTAGACAGCTGCTAGTACAGCCAAATGTTTTACATATTCCCCTCAAGATGAGAAGGTCCAGCATGATAAAGCACCATGAAGATAAGGAAATCATTGGATGGGCAAATGTCAAACTGCAGCTCATAACTTACAAATTGACAGACAACCTGATACATCCTGTTAAACTATACAAACACAGAGCGAAATCAACAAAGTCTCATGACCTCAGACCACTGCAAAATTTAGAAACAATACCTGAAGTGGTGTTCCCGTGATTAGAAGCCTGTAGTTAGTATTATAAAGTCTCATCGTTTTGGATAGAAGAGAATTCTCATTCTTAATTCGATGAGCTTCGTCAATAATGATATAGCGCCAGCTAAATCGACGCAAGGCAGACTTCTCTTTGATGGCCATTTCAAAACTAGTGACACAAACATCAAACTTGCCAGCAACAAGCAATTCCTCACGTATATATCTCTGGAAGATTGAGCATATATGAGTTAATAAAAGTAGCAATGGAACTAGAAAAGCAATATCCAAACTGTTACTGCAGGCTTACTCTTTCATCAGGATTTCCAAGAAACTTTATAGCCCGCAAAACAGGACAAAACCTTTTGATTTCCTTCATCCAATTGCCAAGTGTGGATTTTGGAGTAACAACCATGTGAGGGCCTGTGATCCCTCTGAACTCATGCAAGTAACCCAGCAACGAAATGGTTTGCAAAGTTTTACCAAGCCCCTAATTAAGAACAACAAAAAGCATCACTGAAATTTCTGCAATAAGTAAATGCAAATACTAGTCTCCTTCTATACCATTTCATCAGCAAGTATTCCATTAATCCCATTCTCATAGATTCGTATTAGCCAGTTTAAGCCAGCAAGCTGGTAGTCTCTCATCTTTCCCTGGATACCTATAAGACAAATGTGCAGAGTAATTGAGCATActtcatgaaaataaatagaaagtaCTACCAGTATAGCAAATTCTAGACTAAACCATATAATATGTTTACTGGCAATAATAATTCAAGGCATTGACACATTTAGTAGACCACAGACAACATGTCTTACAACCATGAAATTGTATGTATACCAAACTGTGCCACAAACTGTAAACCACAATCAGTAACATTTATAGAAGAAATGACAAAGCAGTTAAGATAGTGAGGGCAGACAAAATCATCTTACAAGATGGCTGTGCCACTAGCCTCGTGTTTCCAGTGCCAGAAAGGccatcttcttcctctttgagatacacttcatcttcttcctcttcagttaattttgatgCATGGCGACCCCTGCAAAATACATTTGGAGAATAAAAGAGGATTAGAGTGAATCTCAAAATACATTTTCTCTTGGTTTCacaagattattaatttaatagaagATGAATTTCATGAAGTTcagaaaatattaagtttaatAATCCACAAATCCTCACTGTGAAATTTCCTTTCTGTAAATGTAATGATCCCAAGTCTATCTCTACTAATTAACTTGACTATCTCCTTTTCGCCTACCCCATTGCCAAAGAACTTCAATTTTTGGTCTCTATGCATTACTTATTTCAACCTCGGCTTGGACTAATCCAGCACAACAACTATTGATATCTGCCTCTCTCAAGAACTACAATTTAATCACCATCAATCAGCTTCTCTAAAATTCTCTCCACTAAGACCTGTCTCCTTGCCTTGAAACTAGCAAATAGAAAAGCATAAATCAGAATAGCATAAACTCTTACTGCAATTGACGGCAAAACCATTACCCATCTCGACTAGCCTGCTTAACACCTCCACTGCCCACGGTGGATATACAGAAGATAAACAGTGAAAAGGGTACCAGAGTGAGTGGTTTGTCCTGTTGGCACTATCAGTTCGGTGGTCGCTAGGGGTGAGTAAGCAAAGAGacacaagaagaagaaatggcAAAacgaggaagaagaaaaaggaaagaaaggatTTTTAAGATTTGTTGTCTCCGGAGAGTAATAAAAGCATCCTCAAAATTGGAAGACAAGGACAGCCTCACACCAGTCATAAGATACTAGGTGGTGTGTGGCAAACTCATTGCGTATGCATAAATACTTTaacaataaaactaattaattatttttaaatcaaaattttatttgtattttttctaccagaaaaacttttaatatatgaataataagttaagaaaataaaaatttgtgaaaacaGGGACAATACAGGAGTAGGaggggggaaaaaaagaaacctaGAAAGAAGTGAGAAAAAACGGGAATTgaagaaagatgaaaaaaagaaaaaactaattgaAGATGTAGTCATTCACGGACCAAAGACATTAAGACACCGAATACAAGCtcttcaaatataaattataagatatgAGCCAGTTCTTTAGAGAAATTTTACAATGAAATTGAACTCGCATGCAACCAAGTGATCGAGCCTGTCCAGCGGCAGGGAACCAAACAGTAGAAAGTAAAACTCATCTTGATTCATCCTAAAGTGCCAGGTCATTTACAGCGGAAAgactaaaaaattgatgaacaAGTTAACACATAACTACATCTATAAATTTCCAAAGGTGATGGAAATATTATGATTGGAAGAACCAATCAACCTCTTCGAGATTTAAATTAGTAACTAAATTTCTGGTGAAGACAAGAGCATCttcaaaacaataattaactcAATCTTAGCACACAAACACAGGCAACTTTGAGCTGAAGATTATATTGAAAAGGCAAGACAATTCTAGTGGAAGAATCTGAGCCCCATAATATGGTAACAGCTCAGAACGTCAAGTtatatatcataataattaaatactatgtTGGGGTCGTGTTCAGTTGGTTTCTCTGTTGATTTGGAGATTTTACAGCCAAGGTTTGACTCCTGGATATgcatttattatctttttagcTCATCACTTAAAAAGATCCagacattaaattaattgaattatagtAGTAAAAGAAGAATGTCTAACCCTAGAATATAGACCCTTTTCTCTACTCTGTGCTGAGCCCCCGAttctatttctctctctttatttccattttttttttttatttttcagctgccttcttctttctttctatcctttttcttctttctgaCCTCATCCAGCAGCCATTAGCATACCTCTCACCTCTCTCCCTCTGGTAAGTTTTTCCTCCACAATATTCCACCGTCATCTCTCATAGACTCCCAGCCCATATCAGCAGCAAAGTACACCCTCAACTATACATTTCATCATTTATAACTTTGTCTACCTTCAGATTTGTTGATAATTAACATCatgatttataaatataaatacccaGGTTACTTTAAATGAGCTTAAGCCACCGGTAACGTGCTAAAACTGCCAGCACACGACTGGAGCGTAGAAGCAACTGCACTGATGGAAAACTTATGTGACAATGTGCAGAACAATGTGTGATGTCATACAATTCCTGACCACCATTCTGACCATGCCccccaaaagaaaagaaaaaagcccAGCTCTTAAGATGCTATTGCAAAAGACTACACATCCAAATCCCCAAAATAACAAGGTGATTACATGTGAAACAACAAGAAAAGATCAATGCCTTAAAATCTCAAGCTATGCAGCAATACCGGAAAACACGGTAGCCCTTACCAGGGAGGCAAAACTCATACACATAAAAACCACTCACCTTCCTTTTGCCTTCTTCTGAGAGGCAGATTGAGCTCCCTGTGCAAAGTGAGCAAATAACTCTGTCTGCTGCAATAGATAGTTCAGACGACCCTTTCCTCTCTTGTTCTGTCCAGATTAACTAGTTCAATCTTAAAATTCAGTAGATAGAACACTATAGTGATGATGTCAAGTAAGAATTCTTTTCTCAGATAACAGACCATATCAGCATCAATAGCAGCATTCTGGGCATCAAGTATTTCTTGTATCTTCTGCTGCTTCATTCTCTGCATTTCTTTGAGTCTGGCTTTTTCACGCTTGGAGACTTCAGCAGCAACCTCCTgcaaaataatacaaaaacaaaacatgcTATCGATCACCCAATCATTTAAGGCAAGTTACGTATCTCCAATCTCGACCAAAACTAACTGCAGAATATTGAATTCTTTTAGCTGCTtagttttcaaatattttttttaacagtcTTGAAGACTAAACTGTCTAAAGGTAAATGCATGGAACAATTAAGATGATTTCTTAAAAGCACTCATCCAACCCAATTAAACCGATACATCATTCCCCGTATTTTCAAGGTATTCAATAGTCTAGAAGGGTGAACTGTGGAAGATAATACATGCAGCAAGAAAAATCTTTACTTGAGGCCTCGAGGGagggaaggaaaaaaaaaaagaaagcaagagGGCACGTCCTAACAAATCAGAACAAAATGCTACTTCACTGGACTGCATGCAAACCTATTCATGACACGCGGAATAAACACCAAATTCGAACATCAAAATGAAACGAAGATCAATTCCATCCGAATAAACTACACACACATCAGTCGCGCTTACAATAAAAActgcaaaattaataaataaaatatagcaatATCAACCAAAAACCTAACTTCGCACAGGCAGACATTGTCGTGACGTCTCCACCGACAtacacttaaaaaataaagcagcaacagaaaaacacacaaacagaagcaatttttttctacaaatCTCCTCGGCGCAGAACCTTGATATCACAGACAAACCTCATTGTCGTCATCTTCTTCAGCAGCGGCGTCGGGCATCTCCTCCTCGTCGTCGTCGTCGTCGGAATTATCGGCGCTCCGAGCGACGGTTTCGAGCTCCTCCTCGTCCTCCTCATCGCTAGCCTGATCCTTCACCTCTTCCTCCGCCGATGAATTGGAAATGTAATCGTCGGAGGACTCCTCCGCTCGCGAGGATTTCGCCATACCGACGATCTTCTAATCTTTGAAGAGAGAAAAGGGTACTGCGATTAACTCACAATACGtataggaaagaaaaaaaaaaaaaaagaatgtacTCTTCCCGGTCGACAGTGGAGATGATAAATAAAACGGAGCGACCAAATGTGAAAACGGGTCGGTTCAT from Sesamum indicum cultivar Zhongzhi No. 13 linkage group LG3, S_indicum_v1.0, whole genome shotgun sequence harbors:
- the LOC105156909 gene encoding serine/threonine-protein kinase PBL27, which codes for MGGCFPCFGSSKKEGNSSSSNNGVKEVAKKESFKEGSAAHSNSHVNRVNSDKSRARNSSDSKKETGIPKEPTAHIAAQTFTFRELAAATKNFRPECLLGEGGFGRVYKGRLESTGQVVAVKQLDRNGLQGNREFLVEVLMLSLLHHPNLVNLIGYCADGDQRLLVYEYMPLGSLEDHLHDLPPDRKPLDWNTRMKIAAGAAKGLEYLHDKANPPVIYRDLKSSNILLDEGYFPKLSDFGLAKLGPVGDKTHVSTRVMGTYGYCAPEYAMTGQLTLKSDVYSFGVVFLELITGRKAIDNTRGAGEHNLVAWARPLFKDRRKFPKMADPLLQGQYPMRGLYQALAVAAMCLQEQAATRPLIGDVVTALTYLASQTYDPNSPSAQSNKIGPSTPRHRDERRNPSDGMEGLDDSGRGAHHGSPSTYKNSPDSRKRDSAFVSGADLRRIETGGASGRRWGLDESDRPASQKDSPVSAGRGGETPRNRDLDRERAVAEAKVWGENWRERKRGNTIGSFDGSNE
- the LOC105156910 gene encoding ISWI chromatin-remodeling complex ATPase CHR11 isoform X1 codes for the protein MAKSSRAEESSDDYISNSSAEEEVKDQASDEEDEEELETVARSADNSDDDDDEEEMPDAAAEEDDDNEEVAAEVSKREKARLKEMQRMKQQKIQEILDAQNAAIDADMNKRGKGRLNYLLQQTELFAHFAQGAQSASQKKAKGRGRHASKLTEEEEDEVYLKEEEDGLSGTGNTRLVAQPSCIQGKMRDYQLAGLNWLIRIYENGINGILADEMGLGKTLQTISLLGYLHEFRGITGPHMVVTPKSTLGNWMKEIKRFCPVLRAIKFLGNPDERRYIREELLVAGKFDVCVTSFEMAIKEKSALRRFSWRYIIIDEAHRIKNENSLLSKTMRLYNTNYRLLITGTPLQNNLHELWSLLNFLLPEIFSSAETFDEWFQISGENDQQEVVQQLHKVLRPFLLRRLKSDVEKGLPPKKETILKVGMSQMQKQYYRALLQKDLEVVNAGGERKRLLNVAMQLRKCCNHPYLFQGAEPGPPYTTGEHLIENSGKMVLLDKLLPKLKERDSRVLIFSQMTRLLDILEDYLMFRGHLYCRIDGNTGGEDRDASIEAFNKPGSEKFVFLLSTRAGGLGINLATADVVILYDSDWNPQVDLQAQDRAHRIGQKKEVQVFRFCTEYTIEEKVIERAYKKLALDALVIQQGRLAEQKTVNKDELLQMVRFGAEMVFSSKDSTITDEDIDRIIAKGEEATAELDAKMKKFTEDAIKFKMDDTADLYDFDDEKDENKFDFKKIVSENWIEPPKRERKRNYSESEYFKQTLRQSGPARPKEPRIPRMPQLHDFQFFNTQRLSELYEKEVRYLMTHQKNQVKDTIEVDEPEDGGDPLTAEEQEEKERLLEEGFSTWSRRDFNTFIRACEKYGRNDIQSIASEMEGKSEEEVERYANIFKERYKELNDYDRIIKNIERGEARISRKDEIMKAIGKKLDRYKNPWLELKIQYGQNKGKLYNEECDRFMICMVHKLGYGNWDELKAAFRTSPLFRFDWFVKSRTTQELARRCDTLIRLVERENQEYDERERQARKEKKLAKNMTPSKRSAARHAAESPPNTLKKRKQLSMDDYGRKRR
- the LOC105156910 gene encoding ISWI chromatin-remodeling complex ATPase CHR17 isoform X2, which produces MRDYQLAGLNWLIRIYENGINGILADEMGLGKTLQTISLLGYLHEFRGITGPHMVVTPKSTLGNWMKEIKRFCPVLRAIKFLGNPDERRYIREELLVAGKFDVCVTSFEMAIKEKSALRRFSWRYIIIDEAHRIKNENSLLSKTMRLYNTNYRLLITGTPLQNNLHELWSLLNFLLPEIFSSAETFDEWFQISGENDQQEVVQQLHKVLRPFLLRRLKSDVEKGLPPKKETILKVGMSQMQKQYYRALLQKDLEVVNAGGERKRLLNVAMQLRKCCNHPYLFQGAEPGPPYTTGEHLIENSGKMVLLDKLLPKLKERDSRVLIFSQMTRLLDILEDYLMFRGHLYCRIDGNTGGEDRDASIEAFNKPGSEKFVFLLSTRAGGLGINLATADVVILYDSDWNPQVDLQAQDRAHRIGQKKEVQVFRFCTEYTIEEKVIERAYKKLALDALVIQQGRLAEQKTVNKDELLQMVRFGAEMVFSSKDSTITDEDIDRIIAKGEEATAELDAKMKKFTEDAIKFKMDDTADLYDFDDEKDENKFDFKKIVSENWIEPPKRERKRNYSESEYFKQTLRQSGPARPKEPRIPRMPQLHDFQFFNTQRLSELYEKEVRYLMTHQKNQVKDTIEVDEPEDGGDPLTAEEQEEKERLLEEGFSTWSRRDFNTFIRACEKYGRNDIQSIASEMEGKSEEEVERYANIFKERYKELNDYDRIIKNIERGEARISRKDEIMKAIGKKLDRYKNPWLELKIQYGQNKGKLYNEECDRFMICMVHKLGYGNWDELKAAFRTSPLFRFDWFVKSRTTQELARRCDTLIRLVERENQEYDERERQARKEKKLAKNMTPSKRSAARHAAESPPNTLKKRKQLSMDDYGRKRR